From the Clostridium putrefaciens genome, one window contains:
- the scpB gene encoding SMC-Scp complex subunit ScpB has product MHNKDLNQIEFEQTSKNILYTSVIESLLFVSGEPIDLRYISNIIECSNEYTKELLDFMIKDYEEDKRGIRLIHIDGRYQLVTKPENSEYIQKILKGSSRQSLSQAALESLAIIAYKQPITRINVDEIRGVKSDSAIQKLLERNLIKENGRLNVPGRPILYGTTVEFLKQFNIETLKELPSLESFLDEVAITEEI; this is encoded by the coding sequence ATGCATAATAAAGATTTAAATCAAATAGAATTTGAACAAACATCAAAAAATATATTATATACTTCAGTAATAGAATCATTGCTATTTGTTAGCGGGGAACCTATAGATTTAAGATATATATCAAATATTATTGAATGTAGTAATGAATACACAAAAGAACTTTTAGATTTTATGATAAAGGATTATGAAGAGGATAAAAGAGGTATAAGACTAATACATATAGATGGTAGATATCAACTTGTTACAAAACCTGAAAATAGTGAATATATCCAAAAAATATTAAAGGGAAGTTCACGTCAGTCTCTATCTCAAGCAGCACTTGAAAGTCTTGCTATAATTGCATATAAACAGCCTATAACAAGGATTAATGTAGATGAGATAAGAGGTGTTAAAAGTGATAGTGCTATACAAAAGTTATTAGAAAGAAATTTAATAAAAGAAAATGGACGTTTAAATGTTCCAGGAAGACCAATACTTTATGGTACTACTGTTGAATTCTTGAAACAATTTAATATAGAGACACTTAAAGAGTTGCCATCACTAGAGTCATTTTTAGATGAGGTAGCAATTACAGAAGAAATATAA
- a CDS encoding segregation/condensation protein A: protein MDGLNIKISNFEGPFDLLLHLIKKNKMDIYNVKIYEITNQYIEYIKEMKELDLEITSEFIVMAATLIEFKSRMLLPKIKKEEDEDEEGYKEDLLQKLIEYKKFKKASMYFRKLKGDTGEMYAKMPEVIGEKIPKTNEELLKDVTMLNLYNVYNNLIVNYKNKKNTSNIIETKIPLDKYKVEDKIRHIQDILYKNNNITFYEVILSCNSKLEVVVTFLALLELIKERSINVTQGDSFSEIYIERIILNA, encoded by the coding sequence ATGGATGGTTTAAATATTAAAATATCAAATTTTGAAGGTCCCTTTGATTTGTTATTACACCTGATTAAAAAGAATAAGATGGATATTTACAATGTAAAGATATATGAAATTACTAATCAATATATAGAGTATATTAAAGAAATGAAAGAATTAGATCTTGAGATAACGTCAGAGTTTATAGTTATGGCTGCCACACTTATAGAATTTAAATCAAGGATGCTTCTTCCAAAGATAAAAAAAGAAGAGGATGAGGATGAAGAAGGATACAAAGAGGATCTATTACAAAAACTAATAGAGTATAAGAAATTTAAGAAGGCCTCAATGTACTTTAGAAAGCTAAAAGGTGATACAGGGGAAATGTATGCTAAAATGCCAGAAGTAATTGGAGAAAAAATACCTAAAACCAATGAAGAACTTTTAAAAGATGTTACTATGCTTAATTTATATAATGTATATAATAACTTAATAGTAAATTACAAAAACAAAAAGAATACTAGTAATATTATAGAAACAAAGATACCTTTAGATAAATATAAGGTAGAAGATAAGATACGGCATATACAAGATATTTTATATAAAAATAATAACATAACATTTTATGAGGTAATACTTTCTTGTAACTCTAAACTAGAAGTTGTTGTTACATTTTTAGCATTACTTGAATTAATAAAAGAAAGATCCATAAATGTTACTCAAGGGGATAGTTTTTCTGAAATTTACATAGAGAGGATTATATTAAATGCATAA
- the spoIVB gene encoding SpoIVB peptidase, whose product MRKNISNKLCFILTPIFILFSNIIFSFNEIPNLILVKESQSINIKQVLQKSDINKNTLKAYPTFIKDSNTLKTETTVKTSGKASPKSISEIELYPGGNGLGIKLNTNGVLVVAYSQIEKESKNISSISEKDGIEIGDNILKINNVEINTAEDMMKLINQCEGKEILITISRKGNVIEKSIMPVKSKNGKYKIGLWIRDSTSGVGTLTFYDANTKKFAALGHPVTDEDTGNIMTIKNGEIIKAAIVSVKRGEKGSPGELKGNFVEETVPLGNIINNTECGIFGEASDNIKDLNFNKPLKIGSREELKEGPAEIITTIDDSGPKRYKIQIEKLLYQDKPGPKSMVIKVTDKDLLEKTGGIVQGMSGSPIIQNNKLVGAVTHVLINKPDTGYGIYIEWMLKDSGIID is encoded by the coding sequence ATGAGAAAAAATATATCTAATAAGTTATGCTTTATTTTAACTCCTATATTTATTCTTTTTTCTAATATTATTTTTAGCTTTAATGAAATACCAAATTTAATATTAGTAAAAGAAAGTCAAAGCATAAATATAAAACAAGTATTACAAAAAAGTGACATAAATAAAAACACTTTAAAAGCTTATCCTACATTTATTAAAGATAGTAATACTTTAAAAACTGAAACTACTGTAAAAACTAGTGGAAAAGCTAGTCCAAAAAGCATTTCAGAAATAGAACTTTATCCTGGCGGAAATGGCCTTGGAATAAAACTTAATACAAATGGAGTATTAGTAGTTGCATACTCACAAATAGAAAAAGAATCAAAAAACATATCTAGCATATCTGAAAAGGATGGAATAGAAATTGGAGATAATATATTAAAAATAAACAATGTTGAAATAAATACTGCAGAAGATATGATGAAATTAATAAATCAATGTGAGGGAAAAGAAATTTTGATTACTATTAGTAGAAAGGGGAATGTTATAGAAAAAAGCATTATGCCTGTGAAAAGTAAAAATGGAAAATATAAAATAGGGTTATGGATAAGAGATTCAACCTCTGGGGTAGGTACATTAACTTTTTATGATGCTAATACTAAAAAGTTTGCTGCATTAGGTCATCCTGTAACTGATGAAGATACAGGTAATATAATGACTATAAAAAATGGTGAAATTATAAAAGCAGCAATTGTAAGTGTAAAAAGAGGAGAAAAAGGAAGTCCTGGTGAGCTTAAAGGAAACTTTGTAGAAGAAACAGTACCCTTAGGAAATATAATAAATAATACTGAGTGTGGAATCTTTGGAGAAGCTTCAGATAATATAAAAGATTTAAATTTTAATAAACCACTAAAGATAGGCTCAAGAGAAGAATTAAAAGAAGGGCCTGCTGAGATAATAACAACAATAGATGATTCAGGACCTAAAAGGTATAAAATACAAATAGAAAAACTACTATATCAAGATAAACCGGGACCCAAGAGTATGGTAATAAAAGTCACAGACAAAGACCTTTTAGAGAAAACTGGAGGAATAGTTCAAGGTATGAGTGGAAGTCCTATAATTCAAAATAATAAACTAGTTGGAGCTGTAACACATGTATTAATAAATAAACCAGATACTGGATATGGGATATATATAGAGTGGATGTTGAAAGATTCTGGTATAATAGACTAG
- a CDS encoding D-alanyl-D-alanine carboxypeptidase family protein, which translates to MVNVFAEEKELKKDIKSEGLNIEAKSGLLMEVSTGKIIFEKNSKEKFAPASVTKIMTMLIAMEEVDKGNITFQDKVTISETAKKMGGSTMLLDTGEVRTVEEIIKGIAIASGNDAAVAMGEFLGGTEDAFVNMMNERASSLGMMDTTFKNCTGLPEQGHLSTAYDISIMSRELLKHSDILKYTGTYMETISEGRKSPIELVNHNKLVRFFDGCDGLKTGYTEEAKYCISSTASKDGVRVLAVIMGSPTYKIRNKDASMLMNYGFSKFERKSIVEKDSEVDKIVLDKSGERYFIAKAKEDLNIIVEKGQKVETTKELIMDKDKKSYNKDDVIGHCKYYEGETLLGEVEIYTDREIKKSTLIDNIKYNLKNIFEGAI; encoded by the coding sequence ATGGTAAATGTTTTCGCAGAGGAAAAGGAGTTAAAAAAAGATATAAAATCAGAGGGATTGAATATAGAAGCTAAATCCGGATTATTAATGGAGGTGAGTACAGGAAAGATTATTTTTGAAAAGAACTCTAAAGAAAAGTTTGCACCAGCTTCTGTTACTAAGATAATGACAATGCTTATAGCTATGGAGGAAGTAGATAAAGGCAATATTACATTTCAAGACAAGGTTACAATAAGTGAAACTGCAAAAAAAATGGGTGGTAGCACTATGCTATTAGATACAGGAGAGGTAAGAACAGTAGAAGAAATAATAAAGGGTATAGCTATAGCCTCAGGAAATGATGCAGCAGTGGCTATGGGCGAGTTTCTAGGAGGTACAGAGGATGCTTTTGTTAATATGATGAATGAAAGAGCCTCTAGCCTTGGAATGATGGACACTACATTTAAAAACTGTACTGGACTTCCGGAACAAGGTCATTTGAGTACCGCATATGATATATCAATAATGTCAAGGGAACTTTTAAAGCATTCTGACATATTAAAATATACGGGTACATATATGGAGACCATATCTGAAGGAAGAAAGTCACCTATAGAACTTGTAAATCATAATAAATTAGTAAGGTTTTTTGATGGCTGTGATGGACTAAAAACTGGATATACAGAGGAAGCTAAGTACTGCATATCTTCAACTGCATCTAAAGATGGAGTAAGAGTATTAGCTGTTATAATGGGATCCCCTACCTATAAAATAAGAAATAAAGATGCTAGCATGCTTATGAATTATGGTTTTTCTAAATTTGAGAGAAAAAGCATTGTAGAAAAAGATTCAGAAGTTGATAAAATAGTGCTAGATAAAAGTGGAGAAAGATACTTTATAGCAAAGGCTAAAGAAGATTTAAATATTATAGTAGAAAAGGGTCAAAAGGTTGAAACAACAAAAGAATTGATAATGGATAAAGATAAAAAAAGTTATAATAAAGATGATGTAATAGGTCACTGCAAATATTATGAAGGAGAAACTCTTTTAGGTGAAGTTGAGATATATACAGACAGAGAGATTAAAAAATCCACATTGATAGATAATATAAAGTATAACTTGAAGAATATATTTGAAGGGGCAATTTAA
- a CDS encoding NAD(+)/NADH kinase, translating into MSRIKSIGINVNTSKDKDEKILSDIIKIIENKLGHIDIKIYKDSKGLGGNEDPNIEMLISLGGDGTMLSSAREVSQFNVPILGVNIGTLGFLTAVEMLEFEQAIDVISKNNYSIEKRLMLNCVVNQNHKEELRALNDIVISKAVLSRIVIYDIEINDVFYSSFKGDGIIISTPTGSTAYSLSAGGPIIYPTLDLISITPICPHTQGIRTMIFKSSDKIKITVRMDNEEIYLTSDGQNSLRLLDDASVVISGDQNKCHIVRLDGYDYFDILRKKIMWRTEEVVGDRW; encoded by the coding sequence TTGAGCAGAATTAAGAGCATAGGTATAAATGTAAATACCTCTAAGGATAAAGATGAAAAAATACTAAGCGATATAATAAAGATTATAGAGAATAAATTAGGACATATAGATATAAAGATATATAAAGATTCAAAAGGACTCGGTGGAAATGAAGACCCTAATATAGAAATGTTAATATCCTTAGGTGGAGATGGAACTATGTTAAGTAGTGCTAGAGAAGTATCACAATTTAATGTTCCTATACTAGGAGTAAATATTGGAACCTTAGGATTTTTAACAGCAGTGGAGATGCTAGAATTTGAACAGGCCATAGATGTTATTTCAAAAAACAACTATTCTATAGAAAAAAGGCTAATGCTTAATTGTGTTGTAAACCAAAATCATAAGGAAGAACTAAGAGCATTAAATGATATTGTAATATCTAAGGCTGTTCTTTCAAGGATAGTTATATATGATATAGAAATAAATGATGTTTTTTATTCTTCATTTAAAGGTGATGGTATTATAATTTCAACACCAACAGGATCCACTGCTTACTCATTATCTGCAGGAGGTCCTATAATATATCCTACATTAGATTTAATAAGTATAACCCCTATATGCCCTCACACACAAGGAATAAGGACTATGATATTTAAATCTTCAGATAAAATTAAAATTACTGTAAGAATGGACAATGAAGAAATTTATCTTACATCTGATGGGCAAAATTCTCTAAGGCTTTTAGATGATGCAAGTGTAGTTATATCTGGTGACCAAAACAAATGTCATATAGTTAGGCTCGATGGATATGATTATTTTGATATACTTAGAAAAAAGATAATGTGGAGAACTGAAGAGGTTGTAGGTGATAGATGGTGA
- the xerD gene encoding site-specific tyrosine recombinase XerD, producing the protein MYEYMEKYIRFIKSKSLSKNTIEAYSNDLEKFFSFLNDREEQFNEVDEILIMSYVQQLIKEGIANSSINRNLVTLRNFYKFLLQKHLIIESPMINYELPKIKRDLPEILTIEEIDVLLNLPDIGTYKGVRDRAMLELMYATGIKVTELLNLRIFDVNLNMEYMVCKGSKEKERIIPLGSVAIRYVREYLDLRKTISNSESLLLFLNSRGNKMSRQGFWKIVKSYAKEAGIDKDINLYTFRHSFAVHLLQNGADIKSVQELLGHVDISTTEIYYSITKKNKLIEVYKKSHPRA; encoded by the coding sequence ATGTATGAATACATGGAGAAGTATATAAGATTTATAAAAAGTAAAAGTTTATCTAAAAACACTATAGAAGCTTATAGTAACGATTTAGAAAAGTTTTTTTCATTTTTAAATGATAGGGAAGAACAATTCAATGAAGTTGATGAAATTTTAATTATGTCTTATGTCCAACAACTTATAAAAGAGGGAATAGCTAATTCCTCGATAAATAGAAATTTAGTTACTCTTAGAAACTTTTATAAATTTTTGTTACAAAAACATTTAATAATAGAATCTCCAATGATAAATTATGAACTACCTAAAATAAAAAGAGATCTTCCAGAAATACTTACAATAGAAGAAATAGATGTATTATTAAACTTACCCGATATAGGGACATATAAAGGGGTAAGAGATAGAGCTATGCTAGAATTAATGTATGCAACAGGTATCAAGGTTACGGAACTACTAAATTTAAGAATTTTTGATGTAAACCTAAACATGGAGTACATGGTATGCAAAGGATCAAAAGAAAAGGAAAGAATAATACCTTTAGGAAGCGTAGCTATAAGGTATGTGAGAGAATATTTAGATTTAAGAAAAACTATAAGTAATTCAGAAAGTTTATTATTATTCTTAAATTCAAGAGGAAATAAAATGAGTCGTCAAGGATTTTGGAAAATAGTTAAATCTTATGCTAAAGAAGCAGGCATTGATAAAGATATAAATTTATATACATTTAGGCACTCCTTTGCGGTTCACCTTTTACAAAATGGTGCAGATATTAAATCAGTACAGGAACTTTTAGGTCACGTTGACATATCAACTACAGAAATTTATTATTCTATAACCAAAAAGAATAAATTAATAGAAGTATACAAAAAGTCTCATCCAAGGGCCTAA
- a CDS encoding arginine repressor, with translation MKSKRHSKILEIISLKDIETQEELAEELKESGFNVTQATISRDIKMLKLTKVLSSEGRYKYVVISTDQNQISDKLASVLTNTVLSIESIDKMVVIKTLSGSASAAAEAIDNLQLTEIAGTIAGDNTILILVRSLERAEELVRKIRKLI, from the coding sequence GTGAAATCTAAAAGGCACTCAAAAATATTAGAAATTATATCTTTAAAAGATATCGAAACCCAAGAAGAATTAGCAGAAGAATTAAAAGAGAGCGGATTTAATGTAACTCAAGCAACTATATCTAGAGATATTAAAATGTTAAAGCTAACAAAGGTTTTATCCTCTGAAGGTAGATATAAGTATGTTGTAATTTCTACAGATCAAAACCAAATATCAGATAAACTTGCAAGTGTTTTAACTAATACCGTTTTATCTATAGAAAGCATAGATAAAATGGTAGTTATAAAGACACTTTCAGGATCTGCCTCAGCCGCAGCAGAAGCTATAGATAATTTACAACTTACAGAAATTGCAGGAACTATAGCAGGTGATAATACCATATTAATTTTAGTAAGATCTTTAGAAAGAGCTGAAGAATTGGTAAGAAAAATAAGAAAGCTTATATAA
- the spo0A gene encoding sporulation transcription factor Spo0A gives MEESKISVLIADDNKEFCNILNDYLLNQKDIIVSGIAKDGLEALKLIEERKPDLVVLDIIMPHLDGLGVLERLNVMNIDPMPRVIVLSAVGQDKITQRAISLGADYYVVKPFDMDVFIKRIRQMFNNTLATDTKKTVVSMSDSVELRPLKKQPMDLEGEITNIIHEIGVPAHIKGYMYLRDAISMVVNDMELLSAVTKELYPSIAKKYNTTPSRVERAIRHAIEVAWGRGEIETINKIFGYTVHNQKGKPTNSEFIAMVADKLRLQNRVV, from the coding sequence ATGGAAGAATCAAAAATTTCAGTTCTAATTGCGGATGATAATAAAGAGTTTTGCAATATCTTAAATGATTATTTACTTAATCAAAAAGATATTATAGTATCAGGTATTGCAAAGGATGGGTTAGAAGCATTAAAGTTAATAGAGGAAAGAAAACCTGATTTAGTGGTTTTAGATATTATAATGCCCCATTTAGATGGGCTAGGTGTTCTAGAAAGATTAAATGTTATGAATATAGATCCTATGCCAAGAGTAATAGTATTATCAGCAGTAGGACAAGACAAGATAACACAAAGAGCTATAAGTTTAGGCGCGGATTATTATGTAGTAAAACCCTTCGATATGGATGTTTTCATAAAGAGAATAAGACAAATGTTTAATAATACATTAGCTACAGATACAAAGAAAACTGTTGTTTCAATGTCAGATAGTGTAGAACTAAGACCATTAAAAAAACAACCTATGGATTTAGAAGGTGAAATTACTAACATAATTCATGAGATAGGAGTGCCAGCACATATAAAAGGATATATGTATCTAAGAGACGCTATAAGTATGGTAGTAAACGATATGGAGCTTTTATCAGCAGTAACAAAAGAACTTTACCCTTCTATTGCAAAAAAATATAATACCACTCCAAGTAGAGTAGAAAGAGCGATAAGACATGCTATTGAAGTAGCATGGGGAAGAGGAGAGATAGAAACTATAAATAAAATTTTTGGATATACTGTACACAACCAGAAAGGAAAACCTACAAATTCTGAATTTATTGCTATGGTAGCAGACAAGTTAAGACTTCAAAATAGAGTAGTATAA
- a CDS encoding TlyA family RNA methyltransferase, translated as MSVIKERIDILVVDKGIFESREKARASIMAGKIFVNGIRIDKCGEKIKVDSNIEFKGEKLPYVSRGGLKLEKAIKDFGFNLKDKVCLDIGASTGGFTDCMLQNGASKVFSIDVGYGQFAWKLRVDPRVTCMERTNVRYVKPEHIGEPCDFASIDVSFISLRTVIPPILDLLQDKGEVVALIKPQFEAGREKVGKKGVVRDAEVHKEVITNIVNFLVNNNLTIINLDYSPIKGPEGNIEYLVYFCKDERNTGFNKEQIDLIVNKSHSNL; from the coding sequence ATGTCGGTTATAAAGGAACGAATAGATATTTTAGTAGTTGATAAAGGAATATTTGAGTCTAGAGAAAAGGCCAGAGCAAGTATTATGGCAGGTAAAATATTCGTAAATGGAATAAGGATAGATAAATGTGGGGAAAAGATTAAGGTAGATTCTAATATTGAGTTTAAAGGTGAAAAGCTTCCATATGTAAGTCGAGGAGGTCTAAAACTTGAAAAGGCAATAAAAGATTTCGGCTTTAATTTAAAGGATAAGGTATGCTTAGATATTGGAGCCTCAACAGGAGGATTCACGGATTGTATGCTTCAAAATGGAGCATCAAAAGTATTTTCTATAGATGTAGGGTATGGACAGTTCGCCTGGAAGTTAAGAGTAGACCCTAGGGTTACTTGCATGGAAAGGACTAATGTAAGGTATGTAAAGCCAGAACATATAGGGGAGCCTTGTGATTTTGCAAGTATAGATGTATCGTTTATATCACTTAGAACTGTTATACCACCTATATTAGATCTTCTACAAGATAAGGGTGAGGTTGTAGCTTTAATTAAGCCACAATTTGAAGCAGGTAGAGAAAAGGTAGGAAAAAAAGGTGTAGTTAGAGATGCTGAAGTACATAAAGAGGTTATTACAAATATAGTAAATTTTTTAGTTAATAATAATCTAACTATAATAAACTTAGATTACTCTCCAATAAAAGGACCAGAGGGTAATATTGAATATTTAGTTTATTTTTGCAAAGATGAAAGAAATACAGGTTTTAATAAAGAACAAATTGATTTAATAGTGAATAAATCTCATAGCAATTTATAA
- the recN gene encoding DNA repair protein RecN, translating into MLLQLNIYNFALIEKLSISFKGGFNVLSGETGAGKSIIIDAINYVLGSKFNKELIRSGEQKTYVEAIFLLKNPKTLLLLQELEIEYDDIIIISRESFQNGKSIVKVNGKSVILSSLKSISSTLIDIHGQHENQNLLDASNHINYLDDFSDKDFDIKKKDYEKSYKELNDIIKKIEDIKGKEDREKLINYLEYQINDIDSANLDPDEERNLEERFNILSNAEKISKSINIAYGVLNDSDENFTSTKDLINSALKELRNIEKHSEKINNLADQLKNISFSMEDIILELRVIKEDIIYDDNELEKINSRLYKIADYKKKYGKTIYEILKYRDNIKNQFEEITNSEEILKKLEVKKQNLMNILEEKATIIHELRKKTAKILKSKIKVELDYIGLEKSNFDISIEYIDVFNIDGKDKVQFLISTNPGEPLKPLEKIISGGELSRIMLALKTIFVDNDKIPTVIFDEIDTGISGRIAQRVAEKMYLISKEHQVFCITHLPQIASMSDNHFLVYKTINNNKTYTKLISLTMKEKEIEVAKMIGGLKVTEVTLKNSKEIINLADKSKETLS; encoded by the coding sequence ATGCTTCTTCAACTAAATATATATAATTTTGCATTAATTGAAAAGCTAAGCATATCATTTAAAGGTGGATTTAATGTGCTCTCTGGAGAAACAGGAGCAGGTAAATCTATAATTATTGATGCCATTAACTATGTTCTTGGCAGTAAATTTAATAAGGAATTAATAAGAAGTGGAGAACAAAAGACTTATGTAGAGGCTATTTTTTTATTAAAAAATCCAAAGACACTACTATTATTACAAGAGTTAGAAATAGAGTATGATGATATTATAATTATAAGTAGAGAAAGTTTTCAAAATGGAAAGAGTATAGTAAAGGTTAATGGTAAATCTGTAATCCTTTCCTCACTAAAAAGTATATCAAGCACTCTTATTGATATTCATGGTCAACATGAAAATCAAAATCTTCTAGATGCTAGCAATCATATAAATTATTTAGATGACTTTTCTGATAAAGATTTTGATATAAAGAAAAAAGATTATGAAAAAAGCTATAAAGAATTAAATGATATAATTAAAAAGATTGAAGATATAAAAGGAAAAGAAGATAGAGAAAAGTTAATTAATTACTTAGAATACCAAATAAATGATATTGATTCTGCAAATTTAGATCCAGATGAAGAGAGAAACTTAGAGGAAAGATTCAATATATTATCTAACGCAGAAAAGATAAGTAAGAGTATTAATATTGCGTATGGAGTATTAAATGATAGTGATGAAAACTTTACATCTACAAAGGATTTAATAAATTCAGCACTTAAAGAGTTAAGAAACATAGAAAAACATTCAGAAAAGATAAACAACTTAGCAGATCAACTTAAAAATATAAGCTTTTCTATGGAAGATATAATACTAGAGCTTAGAGTAATAAAAGAAGATATTATATATGATGATAATGAACTTGAAAAGATAAACTCTAGATTATACAAAATAGCGGATTATAAAAAGAAATATGGGAAAACTATATATGAAATTCTTAAATATAGAGATAATATTAAAAATCAATTTGAAGAGATCACAAATAGTGAAGAGATATTAAAAAAACTTGAAGTAAAAAAACAAAATTTAATGAATATATTAGAAGAAAAGGCAACTATAATACATGAGTTAAGAAAAAAGACAGCTAAGATACTAAAAAGCAAGATTAAAGTAGAATTAGATTATATTGGTCTTGAAAAAAGTAATTTCGATATATCTATTGAATATATAGATGTGTTTAATATTGATGGTAAAGACAAAGTCCAATTTTTAATATCTACTAATCCAGGAGAACCTTTAAAGCCTTTAGAAAAGATAATTTCAGGTGGAGAACTTTCAAGAATAATGTTGGCTTTAAAGACTATATTTGTAGATAACGATAAAATCCCAACAGTTATCTTTGATGAAATTGATACTGGGATAAGCGGTAGAATTGCTCAAAGGGTAGCAGAAAAGATGTATTTAATATCTAAAGAACATCAAGTTTTTTGTATAACGCATCTCCCTCAAATAGCCAGCATGTCAGATAATCACTTTTTAGTATATAAAACTATAAATAACAATAAAACTTATACGAAACTTATTAGTCTTACCATGAAAGAAAAAGAAATAGAAGTAGCAAAAATGATAGGCGGACTCAAAGTTACAGAAGTTACTTTAAAAAACTCAAAAGAAATAATTAATTTAGCAGATAAATCAAAGGAGACACTATCATAA
- the spoIIM gene encoding stage II sporulation protein M, translating to MRDNNYVNAITQHIQNNFWLYIVSLLFLCTGIVLGIYSMKYMSEVDKLDLSNYFNSFIEILTSKEINNKGIFFEAIKNNISVIFLIFFLGITFVGLPLILLINLIKGFTIGFTISFTIDMLGGKGLALALIGVMPQNIIYIPCIMGASVISMRTSLDKIKNNLFGKRSYAISENKNIIVSIATIILIVSLGILMESYVTPSILKYLLQ from the coding sequence ATGAGAGATAATAATTATGTTAATGCTATTACTCAGCATATTCAAAACAACTTTTGGCTTTATATCGTAAGCTTGCTATTTTTGTGTACAGGCATAGTACTCGGAATATATTCAATGAAATATATGTCAGAGGTAGATAAATTAGATTTATCAAATTACTTTAATTCATTTATTGAAATCCTTACTTCAAAAGAAATAAATAATAAAGGTATATTTTTTGAAGCAATAAAAAATAATATATCTGTTATTTTTCTTATATTCTTTTTAGGAATAACTTTTGTTGGATTACCTTTGATACTTTTAATTAATTTAATCAAAGGATTTACTATAGGATTTACAATATCATTTACCATAGATATGTTAGGTGGGAAAGGCTTAGCATTAGCTTTAATTGGAGTTATGCCACAAAATATAATATATATCCCTTGTATAATGGGAGCATCTGTAATATCTATGAGAACCTCTTTAGATAAGATAAAAAACAATTTATTTGGTAAAAGGAGCTATGCTATTAGCGAAAATAAAAATATCATAGTAAGTATAGCTACTATAATACTTATAGTAAGTCTAGGTATATTAATGGAAAGCTATGTTACTCCTTCAATATTAAAATATTTATTACAATAG